Proteins encoded in a region of the Zea mays cultivar B73 chromosome 4, Zm-B73-REFERENCE-NAM-5.0, whole genome shotgun sequence genome:
- the LOC100281604 gene encoding CRS2-associated factor 2, mitochondrial isoform X1 produces the protein MLLPRKLLPWRRPAQDAQALAGRLLRSSSSSFDPDDDDPPFTRVPKLPPRAPSTPPPKPKALAGKIRPDEPAHSDLPFDFRYSYSETDPTWRPIGFREPTRFSPFGPGRLDRPWDGTAAARVGDYASGDERIREEVLGEPLSEEEVAALVERYRHSDCSRQINLGKGGVTHNMLDDIHNHWKRAEAVRIKCLGVPTLDMDNICFHLEDKTGGKVVSRSINIIILYRGRNYDPQKRPGVPLMLWKPLAPIYPKLVQNVAEGLTFEETKELRNRGLNSPPLTKLRFGSMHSYII, from the exons ATGCTTCTTCCTCGAAAGCTTCTCCCATGGCGGCGCCCCGCTCAGGACGCCCAGGCCCTGGCAGGCCGCCTCCTGCGctcctcttcatcctcctttgaccccgacgacgacgaccctCCGTTCACGCGGGTTCCTAAGCTCCCACCTCGGGCGCCATCGACGCCGCCGCCGAAGCCCAAGGCCCTGGCGGGCAAGATCAGGCCCGATGAGCCTGCGCACTCCGACCTTCCCTTTGACTTCCGGTACTCGTACTCGGAGACAGACCCGACATGGAGGCCCATCGGTTTCCGCGAGCCCACCCGGTTCTCGCCCTTCGGCCCCGGCCGCCTCGACCGCCCATGGGACGGCACAGCCGCGGCACGCGTCGGCGATTATGCTAGTGGCGACGAGAGGATCCGGGAGGAGGTTCTCGGGGAACCTCTGTcggaggaggaggtggcggcGCTGGTGGAGAGGTACCGGCACAGTGATTGCTCACGGCAGATCAATTTGG GGAAAGGTGGGGTAACACACAATATGCTTGATGACATCCACAACCATTGGAAACGTGCAGAGGCTGTGAGGATCAAATGTCTGGGAGTGCCAACGCTCGACATGGACAACATTTGCTTCCATCTCGAG GATAAAACAGGCGGCAAAGTCGTATCCCGCAGCATAAACATCATTATACTGTACCGCGGTCGGAACTATGACCCCCAGAAAAGGCCTGGCGTACCATTGATGCTGTGGAAACCGTTAGCTCCTATCTATCCTAAGCTCGTGCAAAACGTTGCTGAAGGGTTGACTttcgaggaaacaaaagagttgaGGAACAGAGGATTGAATTCTCCACCACTTACAAAACTGA GATTTGGTTCCATGCATTCCTATATTATTTAA
- the LOC100281604 gene encoding CRS2-associated factor 2, mitochondrial has product MLLPRKLLPWRRPAQDAQALAGRLLRSSSSSFDPDDDDPPFTRVPKLPPRAPSTPPPKPKALAGKIRPDEPAHSDLPFDFRYSYSETDPTWRPIGFREPTRFSPFGPGRLDRPWDGTAAARVGDYASGDERIREEVLGEPLSEEEVAALVERYRHSDCSRQINLGKGGVTHNMLDDIHNHWKRAEAVRIKCLGVPTLDMDNICFHLEDKTGGKVVSRSINIIILYRGRNYDPQKRPGVPLMLWKPLAPIYPKLVQNVAEGLTFEETKELRNRGLNSPPLTKLTRNGVYVNVVDKVREAFKTVEVVRLDCTHVGTTDCKKIGVKLRDLVPCIPILFKDEQIILWRGKVRQERSVSAECSSSPQ; this is encoded by the exons ATGCTTCTTCCTCGAAAGCTTCTCCCATGGCGGCGCCCCGCTCAGGACGCCCAGGCCCTGGCAGGCCGCCTCCTGCGctcctcttcatcctcctttgaccccgacgacgacgaccctCCGTTCACGCGGGTTCCTAAGCTCCCACCTCGGGCGCCATCGACGCCGCCGCCGAAGCCCAAGGCCCTGGCGGGCAAGATCAGGCCCGATGAGCCTGCGCACTCCGACCTTCCCTTTGACTTCCGGTACTCGTACTCGGAGACAGACCCGACATGGAGGCCCATCGGTTTCCGCGAGCCCACCCGGTTCTCGCCCTTCGGCCCCGGCCGCCTCGACCGCCCATGGGACGGCACAGCCGCGGCACGCGTCGGCGATTATGCTAGTGGCGACGAGAGGATCCGGGAGGAGGTTCTCGGGGAACCTCTGTcggaggaggaggtggcggcGCTGGTGGAGAGGTACCGGCACAGTGATTGCTCACGGCAGATCAATTTGG GGAAAGGTGGGGTAACACACAATATGCTTGATGACATCCACAACCATTGGAAACGTGCAGAGGCTGTGAGGATCAAATGTCTGGGAGTGCCAACGCTCGACATGGACAACATTTGCTTCCATCTCGAG GATAAAACAGGCGGCAAAGTCGTATCCCGCAGCATAAACATCATTATACTGTACCGCGGTCGGAACTATGACCCCCAGAAAAGGCCTGGCGTACCATTGATGCTGTGGAAACCGTTAGCTCCTATCTATCCTAAGCTCGTGCAAAACGTTGCTGAAGGGTTGACTttcgaggaaacaaaagagttgaGGAACAGAGGATTGAATTCTCCACCACTTACAAAACTGA CTAGGAACGGTGTCTATGTTAATGTTGTTGATAAAGTGAGAGAAGCGTTTAAGACTGTGGAAGTTGTCCGGCTAGATTGCACTCATGTTGGGACTACTGACTGCAAGAAAATTGGTGTGAAGTTGAGG GATTTGGTTCCATGCATTCCTATATTATTTAAAGATGAACAGATTATACTATGGAGAGGGAAGGTTCGCCAAGAGCGTTCTGTTTCAGCAGAGTGCAGTTCCAGCCCACAATGA
- the LOC100193334 gene encoding glucose-6-phosphate/phosphate translocator 2, chloroplastic-like isoform X1, with amino-acid sequence MIPSVRISPGYAAFSGSSLRLKLHSIPSISSLKPSKYVVSSLKPLYLAPLDGPHTSELKSWRQPLEFRCAASAADDKESKTQVVPVQLEGAQRLKISIYFATWWALNVIFNIYNKKVLNAFPYPWLTSTLSLACGSAMMLFSWATRLVEAPKTDLDFWKVLFPVAVAHTIGHVAATVSMSKVAVSFTHIIKSAEPAFTVLVSKFLLGETFPVPVYLSLLPIIGGCALAAVTELNFNMVGFMGAMISNLAFVFRNIFSKRGMKGKFVSGMNYYACLSIMSLVILTPFAIAMEGPQMWAAGWQKAVAEVGPNVVWWIAAQSVFYHLYNQVSYMSLDQISPLTFSIGNTMKRISVIVSSIIIFHTPVRPVNALGAAIAILGTFLYSQAKA; translated from the exons ATGATACCTTCTGTGAGGATCTCTCCTGGCTATGCAGCCTTCTCTGGCTCCAGCCTACGCTTAAAATTACATTCAATTCCATCCATCTCTAGTCTCAAACCCTCCAAATATGTGGTCTCCTCGCTGAAACCACTCTACCTAGCACCGCTAGATGGTCCACACACTTCTGAGCTTAAGTCTTGGAGACAACCACTTGAGTTCCGTTGTGCTGCTTCTGCTGCCGATGACAAGGAGTCAAAGACTCAGGTGGTGCCAGTTCAGTTGGAAGGCGCACAGAGGTTAAAGATCTCCATCTATTTCGCGACCTGGTGGGCGCTTAATGTGATATTTAACATTTACAACAAGAAGGTTCTCAATGCTTTCCCTTACCCCTGGCTCACCTCCACACTCTCCCTTGCCTGCGGCTCTGCGATGATGCTTTTCTCGTGGGCCACTCGTCTTGTTGAGGCCCCCAAGACCGACCTAGACTTCTGGAAAGTTCTTTTCCCG GTTGCTGTGGCACATACAATTGGCCATGTTGCTGCGACAGTGAGCATGTCTAAGGTGGCAGTGTCATTCACACACATAATTAAAAGTGCAGAACCTGCATTCACTGTTTTGGTGTCAAAGTTCCTCCTTGGGGAGACGTTTCCAGTTCCAGTCTATCTTTCTCTTCTTCCAATCATTGGTGGTTGTGCTCTAGCTGCTGTCACAGAGCTGAACTTTAATATGGTTG GATTTATGGGTGCTATGATATCCAACCTTGCATTTGTTTTCCGCAACATCTTCTCGAAGAGGGGCATGAAGGGGAAGTTCGTCAGTGGCATGAATTACTATGCTTGCCTGTCAATAATGTCGCTGGTCATACTGACTCCATTTGCTATAGCTATGGAAGGTCCTCAGATGTGGGCTGCTGGTTGGCAAAAGGCTGTTGCAGAAGTTGGACCCAATGTTGTCTG GTGGATCGCTGCACAGAGCGTGTTCTATCACTTATATAACCAGGTGTCCTACATGTCTCTCGATCAGATCTCTCCATTGACGTTTAGCATTGGCAATACAATGAAACGTATATCAGTGATTGTTTCATCTATAATTATCTTCCACACGCCTGTCCGCCCTGTCAATGCACTGGGAGCTGCCATTGCCATCCTTGGCACATTCCTGTACTCTCAG GCAAAGGCGTGA